In a genomic window of Roseiflexus castenholzii DSM 13941:
- a CDS encoding glycosyltransferase family protein encodes MSLVSRFRVEILLFLLLLACYAYFPPRWADWNQNSRLNLTLAIVDDGSFQIDRFVANTGDYAKYNGHYYSDKAPGTSFLAVPVYAAVRPLLQTAPVQRMIERVGSSAAFGETLRPDGSGLAMEKVYFALVLMIVSFVTVAVPSALLGVLLYRFLELFDLGASWRVALALIYGLATPAFPYSNAFVGHQQVAAMLFVSFWMAFLIGQRRLAPHWSLLIGVLLGWTLITEYPAALIVAGVGLYLLVVLPDRRWIVGAALAGVPPLALMMAYNDAIFGTVMPVGYKYSELWQAEHQSGFMSLAGPNREALWGITFGVHRGLFLLAPVLLIGLVGFVAWWRSGTHRRELAVCVWAVVSFLLFNGSSVMWSGGFGVGPRYLVPMLPFLAFGIGAFVATWGAQWRVRAVLGVTGVWSFLNVWAQTIGGQSFPQYQPNPLLDYSLPELVAGNVARNLGMALDLGGWASLLPLALVVLPGLVMLFRSVEEKRSLQVEGRWIENRELRTENRELRTENRELRTEN; translated from the coding sequence ATGAGTCTCGTCTCTCGCTTCCGGGTTGAAATCCTGCTCTTCCTCCTTCTGCTGGCGTGCTACGCTTACTTTCCGCCGCGCTGGGCGGACTGGAATCAGAACTCGCGGCTGAACCTGACACTGGCGATTGTTGATGATGGTTCCTTCCAGATCGACCGGTTCGTCGCCAATACCGGCGATTATGCGAAGTACAACGGGCACTACTACAGCGACAAAGCGCCGGGTACGTCATTCCTCGCTGTTCCGGTGTACGCCGCCGTTCGCCCGTTGCTCCAGACGGCGCCGGTACAGCGGATGATCGAGCGCGTTGGTTCGTCGGCGGCGTTTGGCGAGACGCTGCGACCCGATGGAAGCGGCCTGGCGATGGAGAAGGTTTACTTCGCGCTGGTGTTAATGATCGTGTCGTTCGTGACGGTAGCCGTTCCATCGGCGCTGCTTGGCGTTCTGTTGTATCGTTTTCTCGAACTGTTCGACCTGGGGGCGAGTTGGCGCGTTGCGCTCGCGCTGATCTATGGGCTGGCGACGCCTGCCTTTCCCTACTCAAATGCGTTCGTAGGGCATCAGCAGGTGGCGGCGATGCTTTTCGTCTCTTTCTGGATGGCGTTCCTCATCGGGCAACGACGCCTGGCGCCGCACTGGTCGCTGCTCATCGGTGTGTTGCTGGGATGGACACTGATCACCGAGTATCCGGCGGCGCTGATTGTGGCGGGTGTCGGATTGTATCTGCTCGTCGTTCTGCCCGACCGTCGCTGGATTGTGGGTGCGGCGCTGGCGGGTGTGCCGCCGCTAGCGTTGATGATGGCGTACAACGACGCAATCTTTGGCACAGTGATGCCGGTCGGTTACAAGTACTCGGAGTTGTGGCAGGCTGAGCATCAATCCGGTTTTATGAGCCTTGCAGGACCGAACCGCGAGGCGCTGTGGGGCATCACCTTTGGCGTACACCGCGGTCTCTTCCTCCTGGCGCCGGTGTTACTGATCGGTCTGGTGGGGTTCGTCGCCTGGTGGCGCAGTGGAACGCACCGCCGCGAACTGGCGGTTTGCGTCTGGGCAGTCGTCAGTTTCCTGCTGTTCAACGGGTCGTCCGTCATGTGGAGCGGTGGTTTTGGCGTCGGACCACGCTACCTTGTGCCGATGTTGCCGTTTCTGGCATTCGGCATCGGCGCCTTCGTTGCGACGTGGGGTGCGCAATGGCGGGTGCGCGCAGTGTTGGGCGTCACAGGCGTCTGGTCGTTCCTGAATGTGTGGGCGCAGACGATTGGCGGGCAGAGTTTTCCGCAGTATCAGCCTAACCCATTACTGGACTATTCGCTGCCGGAACTGGTTGCGGGCAATGTGGCGCGCAACCTGGGCATGGCGCTGGACCTCGGCGGTTGGGCGAGTCTGCTGCCGCTGGCGCTGGTGGTGCTGCCGGGGTTGGTCATGCTCTTCCGGTCGGTAGAAGAAAAACGATCATTGCAGGTAGAAGGGCGTTGGATTGAGAACCGAGAACTGAGAACTGAGAACCGAGAACTGAGAACTGAGAACCGAGAACTGAGAACCGAGAATTGA